One part of the Schistocerca piceifrons isolate TAMUIC-IGC-003096 chromosome 2, iqSchPice1.1, whole genome shotgun sequence genome encodes these proteins:
- the LOC124774917 gene encoding protein gustavus isoform X3, whose product METRRYKSRAVSSQSARASHGLDVRELRRYSYKAAVLPSKTASLLQSRRAHARRGMNMGQKISAVASGGVKTVNRESPQPYKPVIPRELAQDFARPARLDILLDMPPASRECQIKHAWNSEDRSLNIFVKDDDKLTFHRHPVAQSTDCIRGKVGLTKGLHVWEVHWSTRQRGTHAVVGVATQDAPLHSVGYQSLVGSNDQSWGWDLGRNKLYHDSKNNAGVTYPALLKPDETFIVPDKFLVVLDMDDGTLSFVVDGQYLGVAFRGLRGRKLYPIVSAVWGHCEITMKYIGGLDPEPLPLMDLCRRVIRQRVGKHQLEERIAQLNLPHALQVYLLYKDRR is encoded by the exons gAGGTACAAGAGCAGAGCAGTGAGCAGCCAGAGCGCGCGGGCGTCGCACGGGCTGGACGTGCGGGAGCTGCGCCGCTACAGCTACAAGGCGGCCGTGCTGCCCAGCAAGACCGCCTCGCTGCTGCAGAGCCGGCGCGCACACGCGCGCAGGGGCATGAACATGGGCCAGAAGATCTCAG CCGTGGCCTCAGGTGGAGTAAAGACTGTGAACCGCGAGAGCCCACAACCATACAAGCCCGTAATCCCACGGGAGCTGGCGCAGGACTTTGCACGACCTGCACGCCTTGACATCTTGCTTGATATGCCACCCGCCAGCCGTGAGTGCCAGATAAAACATGCGTGGAACTCTGAGGACCGATCCCTCAATATCTTTGTAAAG GATGATGACAAGCTGACATTCCACAGGCACCCTGTAGCTCAGAGTACAGACTGCATCAGAGGTAAAGTGGGACTCACAAAGGGCCTTCACGTCTGGGAGGTACACTGGTCTACCCGTCAGAGGGGAACACACGCTGTTGTTGGTGTTGCAACACAAGATGCGCCTCTACATTCTGTTGGCTACCAG agcCTGGTTGGTAGCAATGATCAGTCATGGGGATGGGACCTTGGTCGCAATAAACTTTACCATGACTCAAAGAACAATGCTGGAGTGACATATCCAGCGTTGCTAAAGCCTGACGAAACCTTCATCGTCCCAGATAAATTCCTAG TGGTGTTGGACATGGATGATGGCACTCTCTCATTCGTCGTTGATGGCCAGTATTTGGGTGTGGCATTCAGGGGACTGAGGGGCCGCAAACTGTATCCAATTGTGAGTGCTGTTTGGGGTCACTGTGAAATCACCATGAAGTACATCGGTGGACTCGATC CTGAACCATTGCCACTGATGGATTTGTGTCGACGTGTGATAAGGCAGCGTGTGGGAAAACACCAGTTGGAGGAGCGTATTGCACAGCTGAATCTTCCACATGCTTTGCAGGTTTACCTGCTCTACAAGGACCGCAGATAA
- the LOC124774917 gene encoding protein gustavus isoform X2, giving the protein METSLLLFYRRYKSRAVSSQSARASHGLDVRELRRYSYKAAVLPSKTASLLQSRRAHARRGMNMGQKISAVASGGVKTVNRESPQPYKPVIPRELAQDFARPARLDILLDMPPASRECQIKHAWNSEDRSLNIFVKDDDKLTFHRHPVAQSTDCIRGKVGLTKGLHVWEVHWSTRQRGTHAVVGVATQDAPLHSVGYQSLVGSNDQSWGWDLGRNKLYHDSKNNAGVTYPALLKPDETFIVPDKFLVVLDMDDGTLSFVVDGQYLGVAFRGLRGRKLYPIVSAVWGHCEITMKYIGGLDPEPLPLMDLCRRVIRQRVGKHQLEERIAQLNLPHALQVYLLYKDRR; this is encoded by the exons gAGGTACAAGAGCAGAGCAGTGAGCAGCCAGAGCGCGCGGGCGTCGCACGGGCTGGACGTGCGGGAGCTGCGCCGCTACAGCTACAAGGCGGCCGTGCTGCCCAGCAAGACCGCCTCGCTGCTGCAGAGCCGGCGCGCACACGCGCGCAGGGGCATGAACATGGGCCAGAAGATCTCAG CCGTGGCCTCAGGTGGAGTAAAGACTGTGAACCGCGAGAGCCCACAACCATACAAGCCCGTAATCCCACGGGAGCTGGCGCAGGACTTTGCACGACCTGCACGCCTTGACATCTTGCTTGATATGCCACCCGCCAGCCGTGAGTGCCAGATAAAACATGCGTGGAACTCTGAGGACCGATCCCTCAATATCTTTGTAAAG GATGATGACAAGCTGACATTCCACAGGCACCCTGTAGCTCAGAGTACAGACTGCATCAGAGGTAAAGTGGGACTCACAAAGGGCCTTCACGTCTGGGAGGTACACTGGTCTACCCGTCAGAGGGGAACACACGCTGTTGTTGGTGTTGCAACACAAGATGCGCCTCTACATTCTGTTGGCTACCAG agcCTGGTTGGTAGCAATGATCAGTCATGGGGATGGGACCTTGGTCGCAATAAACTTTACCATGACTCAAAGAACAATGCTGGAGTGACATATCCAGCGTTGCTAAAGCCTGACGAAACCTTCATCGTCCCAGATAAATTCCTAG TGGTGTTGGACATGGATGATGGCACTCTCTCATTCGTCGTTGATGGCCAGTATTTGGGTGTGGCATTCAGGGGACTGAGGGGCCGCAAACTGTATCCAATTGTGAGTGCTGTTTGGGGTCACTGTGAAATCACCATGAAGTACATCGGTGGACTCGATC CTGAACCATTGCCACTGATGGATTTGTGTCGACGTGTGATAAGGCAGCGTGTGGGAAAACACCAGTTGGAGGAGCGTATTGCACAGCTGAATCTTCCACATGCTTTGCAGGTTTACCTGCTCTACAAGGACCGCAGATAA